The following proteins are encoded in a genomic region of Lutra lutra chromosome 16, mLutLut1.2, whole genome shotgun sequence:
- the LOC125087175 gene encoding transcription factor BTF3-like: protein MFTNQGTVIHFNNPKVQASLAANTFTIIGHAETKQLTEMLPSILNQLGADSLTSFRRLAEALPKQSVDGKAPLATGEDDDDEVPDLVENFDEASKNEAN from the coding sequence ATgttcacaaaccaaggaacagtgaTCCACTTTAACAACCCCAAAGTTCAGGCATCGCTGGCAGCGAACACTTTCACCATTATAGGCCATGCTGAGACAAAGCAGCTGACAGAAATGCTACCCAGTATCTTAAACCAACTTGGTGCAGACAGTCTGACTAGTTTTAGAAGACTGGCTGAAGCTCTGCCCAAACAATCTGTGGATGGAAAAGCACCACTTGCTACCggagaggatgatgatgatgaagttccagatcttgtggagaattttgatgaagcttccaagaatgaagcaaactga